The following nucleotide sequence is from Mesorhizobium sp. J8.
CGCAGGCCAAGGCGCTCGGCGTCGACCTCCGCGTACTGGACAGCCGCCAGGATGCCGCGCTCCAGGCCGACATGGTCGACCAGGCGATCGCGCTGGGCGTGCAGGGCATCATCATCCAGCACGGTCTGACGGAATCGATGAAGGACGCGGCCCAGCGCGCGGTGGATGCCGGCATCAAGGTCGTCGCCTTCGACGTCAATGTCGAGAACCCGAAGATCCCGCAGATCGAGCAGTCGGACAAGGACCTCGCCAGGCTCGCGCTCGAGCAGGCAGTCAAGGACAATGGCGAAAGCTGGAAGGCCGGCTATGTCTATGTCGCCGGCATCGCCCCGCTCGACCGCCGCAACGAGACCTGGGTGGACGTGAAGAAGAAATATTCGGGCATCAGCGAGGTCGCGCAGTTCGGCACGCTCGACAATCCGATCGCCAATTCCGTCGCCAACCAGGCTCGCTCGGTGCTGCAGGCGCATCCCGACATCAACGTGATGTTCGCCCCCTATGACGAGTTCGCCAAGGGCGTGAAGATCGCCGTCGATGAAGCCGGCCTGAACAAGAAGATCAAGATCTATTCCGCCGACATCTCCACCTCGGATATCGCCGCCATGCGCGAGCCGGACAGCGCCTGGGCGGCCACCGCCGCCACCAACCCGGCCGTCGTCGGCCAGGTCTCGGTGCGCGCGCTGGCGCAGTTGCTTGCCGGCGAGGATCCCGGCCACAACGTCATCGTGCCGCCGACGCTGATCACCCAGAAGGAACTGATCGACAAGGACATCAAGAACATGGAAGACCTGTCGGCCAAGCTGCCGCAGTTCGCCCATGCCGATGTTGCGATGCCGGCCTGGATGCCGAACCCGAACGCCAAGTAAGGTCCGGGCAGCCGGAAAACGAAGAGAGCGGTCCAACGGGCCGCTCTCTTTTGTTGCTGTTCAGGCCGTTCCGGCCTCACCGCTGCCAGAAGGGCAATTTGGCGATCTCCGCCTCGACCTCTTCTCTCGTCAGTCCGATATCGTCGATCAGATGCGGGTTGTCCGTCGCCATGCGCTTGAGCGCAAAGCGGAAATAGGCCTGCTTGCGGCGTTCGGCGATGAGGCTGCGCAAGGCTGAGAGGCCGTGGCGCCGGCGGCCCTTCATCTCGGCCGGACGCGCCGCCAAAGGTGCGAAAGGCACAAGGATATCGTTCATGGCAACCTCCATGCGGTAGAGGGTTTTAGGACCCACGACCTGATTGAGATTGCAGTGTGCCGCAGCCGGCTGGCGGCGTAATTAAGCCCTCCCAAATAGTTCTCAAAACTTCCAAATCGGTCAGAGCGTTTCACCGTTTTACGGTGACGGCGAAAGGCTCTATCCCTTTGTTTTTACGCAATTCCGGGCGGAGGGTACGGCGAAGTCGCCGAACTTAACCGCTCACACTTTTCCTGGAATTGCTCTATAGATCGCCGCATGCAGGGATCGCGCTTTGCTTTCGGACCGTTCGTCTTTGATCCTGGCGCGGGAACGCTGCTCCGGGGCGATGTTCCCGTGGCCGCCGGCCATCGCGGGCTGAAGCTGCTCGAGGCGCTCGTCGCGCGTCCCGGCGAAATCCTGGCCAAGGGCGAACTGATGGACGCGGCGTGGCCGGGCACCGCCGTCGAGGAAGGCAATCTCACCGTCCAGATCGCGCAGCTCAGGAAGCTGCTGGGTCCGGCAATCGGCGGCGGCGAGTGGATCGCCACGGTGCCGCGCGTCGGCTATCGTTTTACCGGTGCCGTTGAACAGTCCGACGCCACGCGCAAAACCTTGCCGCTGCCCGACAAACCGTCGATCGCCGTCTTGCCCTTTGTCAATCTGAGCAATGATCCCGAGCAGGACTCTTTTGCCGACGGCTTGACCGAGGATTTGATCACCGATCTCTCGCGGATCCCGGGCCTCTTCGTCATCGCGCGCAATTCGGTCTTTGCCTATAAGGGCAAGGCGATGGACGTGCGCGCCATCGCCGGCGAACTTGGCGTGCGTTACCTGCTGGAGGGCAGCGCCAGGCGCGCCGCGGGGCGGGTGCGCATCAATGCGCAATTGATCGATGCGCTGAGCGGCGAGCATCTCTGGGCGGAGCGTTTCGATCGCGGCCTGGAAGACATCTTTGCCGTTCAGGACGAGGCGACCGCCAAGATCGTGGAGGCGCTGCTCGGGCGGCTGCGCGCGCCGCCAGAGCGCAATCGGCCGAAGAATCTCGAAGCTTATGATCTCGTCGTGCGGGCACGCAAAATGTTCGACGAATCGCCGCAGATGGCGCGCGAAGCGCATCTGATGCTGACACGCGCGATCTCGCTCGACCCGGACTATGCCGAGGCCTATCGCTGGCTTGCGATGAACCACTGGATGGGATGGGTGCATTGGGGCGAGCCGTTCGAGCCCGCCCGCAGCATCTCCCTGGAACTGGCGCGCAAGGCGGTGGCGATCGATCCCAACGATGCCGGCTGCCGCTGGGTTCTGGCGAATCTCCTTGCCTATGAACGCGATTCCGAGCAGTCCGAGGCGGAATTCGCCAAGGCGATCGAGCTCGACCCGAACGAGGCCGATATCTGGGCGACATTGTCCGATATCGACGTGCTGGGCGGGCGTATAGACGAGGGCCTGGAACACATCCGCAAGGCGTTCCGGCTGAACCCATTTCCGCCGAGCTGGTATTATCTGACGCTGGGCCAGGCGCAGTATGCGGCCCGCGACTATGAGGCCGCCGTCGAGACCCTGCGCCGCGACGAGACCTATCGCACCAGCTCGCGCCGCTTCCTCGCGGCAAGCCTGGCGCAGCTCGGTCGGCTCGATGAGGCGCGCACCGAGGTCGCGCTGTTCCTCGTCGGCAATCCGCATTTCTCCACGCAGCGCTGGGTCGCGACGGAGCCGTTCCGCGACGATGCGACGCTTGAGCATTTCGTCGACGGGTTCAGGAAGGCAGGTCTTCCGGCGTAATGGCGCGACGCGGCCGACTGATCGCTGCGAGGTTTCACTCCTCGGATTTTCACCGGCCGGCGCGCGCCAGCCCATGCGCCACCAGACGGTCGATGACCTCCGGATAGCTGACGCCGCTTGCCGCCATCGCCTTGGCATACATGCTGATGTTGGTGAAGCCGGGAATGGTGTTGAGCTCGTTGATCAGGAAATTCATGTCCGGCGTCAGGAAGAAGTCGACGCGTGCCATCCCGTCGCAGCCGAGCGCTCTGAACGCTCTTTTGGCCATATCCCGCATGGCTTCCTCCACCTTCGGCGGCAGTTCGGCTGGTACGATCAAGGCGGCGCCGTTC
It contains:
- a CDS encoding winged helix-turn-helix domain-containing tetratricopeptide repeat protein, with product MQGSRFAFGPFVFDPGAGTLLRGDVPVAAGHRGLKLLEALVARPGEILAKGELMDAAWPGTAVEEGNLTVQIAQLRKLLGPAIGGGEWIATVPRVGYRFTGAVEQSDATRKTLPLPDKPSIAVLPFVNLSNDPEQDSFADGLTEDLITDLSRIPGLFVIARNSVFAYKGKAMDVRAIAGELGVRYLLEGSARRAAGRVRINAQLIDALSGEHLWAERFDRGLEDIFAVQDEATAKIVEALLGRLRAPPERNRPKNLEAYDLVVRARKMFDESPQMAREAHLMLTRAISLDPDYAEAYRWLAMNHWMGWVHWGEPFEPARSISLELARKAVAIDPNDAGCRWVLANLLAYERDSEQSEAEFAKAIELDPNEADIWATLSDIDVLGGRIDEGLEHIRKAFRLNPFPPSWYYLTLGQAQYAARDYEAAVETLRRDETYRTSSRRFLAASLAQLGRLDEARTEVALFLVGNPHFSTQRWVATEPFRDDATLEHFVDGFRKAGLPA
- a CDS encoding DUF1127 domain-containing protein yields the protein MNDILVPFAPLAARPAEMKGRRRHGLSALRSLIAERRKQAYFRFALKRMATDNPHLIDDIGLTREEVEAEIAKLPFWQR
- a CDS encoding substrate-binding domain-containing protein codes for the protein MSITRRLLGKAALGLAGAALLMQGTALAADRPAPFDKPGVKIALVRYLSTGDFFQAYLSGVEAQAKALGVDLRVLDSRQDAALQADMVDQAIALGVQGIIIQHGLTESMKDAAQRAVDAGIKVVAFDVNVENPKIPQIEQSDKDLARLALEQAVKDNGESWKAGYVYVAGIAPLDRRNETWVDVKKKYSGISEVAQFGTLDNPIANSVANQARSVLQAHPDINVMFAPYDEFAKGVKIAVDEAGLNKKIKIYSADISTSDIAAMREPDSAWAATAATNPAVVGQVSVRALAQLLAGEDPGHNVIVPPTLITQKELIDKDIKNMEDLSAKLPQFAHADVAMPAWMPNPNAK